From the Finegoldia magna ATCC 29328 genome, the window TAGAAAATTTAAAACCGGAAAGAGTGTTTCATTATTTCGAAGAATTGACTAAAATTCCAAGAGAATCTGGAAATGAACAGGCAGTTAGTGATTTCTTGTACAAGACTGGAAAAGAATTGGGACTTGAAACTATACAAGACGAAAGTAACAACGTTATAATCAGAAAACCAGCTCATCCAGATTATGTGGATCATCCTGCTGTTGTAATTCAAGGTCACATGGATATGGTCGCAGAAAAAGCTGATGGAGTTGATCACGACTTTTTGACAGATCCTATTCCTCTTGTTGTAGACGGCGATTGGGTTAAAACAGAAGGCACTACTTTGGGTGCAGATGATGGTATTGCAAGTGCTATTGGACTTGCAATCATGGAAGACAAAAACGGTAAGCACCCTGCACTTGAATTATTGGTTACAACTAATGAAGAAACTACAATGGTCGGAGCAAGGGCATTGAAGAGAGAAAACATCAAAGGAAGAAAACTTTTGAATATTGACGCTGAAGTAGAAGGAATTTTGTTGTCTGGTTGTTCAGGTGGACACAACATAATAGGAACTAAAAAGTTAAATTATGTGGATAATAAAATGAAAAATACTTTTGTAATGAATATTAACAACATGCTCGGTGGTCACTCAGGAATGGAAATTCACCAACAAAGAGGTAACTCCATCAAATTTGCACGTGAAGCTTTGAAGTTAATCGAAGAAAAATCACCTGTAGAAATTGTTAGTATAGAAGGTGGAACAAAACACAATGCTATTCCAAGAGATGCGAAAGTTGTGTTCAGTTCAAATGAAGACGACTACGATATTGATTTTTCTGATTTAATTGCAAAATATCCATTGGATAAGGATATGAGAGTTAAAATCGAAAAATGTGAAAACGCAGATAAAGTATTGGATGAAAAAAATAAGGAAGATATCTTATCTTTCATCGAAGAGGTTCCTCACGGAGTTTACAGCATGATGCAAGAATACCCAGATATCGTTGAATGCTCCAACAACTTGGCTATTTTCGAAATAAAAGATGATGTGTTGAAGGTAACCATTTCTCTTAGAAGTTCAAACCCAGAAACATTTGATGCACATACTGAAGATGTGTCAAAAGTTTATGAAAAATACGGATTTGAAGTTAAGAAGGAAGATTATTACAAACCATGGGCATTTGCAAAAGATTCTGAATTGAGAAACTTGGCGCTTGAAACATACAAAGATTTGTTTGGAAAAGAAATGAAGGTTGAAGTTGTTCACGCAGCATTGGAGCCAGCAGTGTTTATCGACACATTCCCAGACATGGAAATGATCTCCATAGGACCTACTATGAAAGACGTTCACAGTCCTAAGGAAAGACTTTCAATAGAATCAACACAAAGAACTTACGAATTTGTGAAATCACTTCTAGAAAGACTTTAGTTTTTGACAAAATAAATCACAGAGAAAAACTGTGATAGACAAACCCTTATGCATAGTAATCGACGATTTTGTTGTCGTGTGCATAAGGGTTTTTTTGTTTTCTTGTCCCTGTCATGTTTCTGTGTCCAGCGATTTGTAATTATGTGAAATGAAGTAGATTACCAGCTTTGCTAAGATTGCATTGAAACAAACCAAAAACATCGTAAACAAGCGAATCATTCGGAAAAAATTGTTTTAAATTCAAGCGAAATGAAACGTTAAGAAATCGCACTGTCTGAGCGTCAGCGAGTTTGCGATTTTAGTTTCATGAGCTTTGAATTTTCCAATTTTTGTAGACAGATGAGTGGGTTACGAGTTTTTGTGTTTTCTTATTCCTGTAAAACGTAAACGTCCAGTGATTTTTGAAAATATTTGTGAGTGCATTGAAACAAAAGTAGATTACCAGCTTTGCTAAGAATATCATACGGAGAAAATTTAGTTGATTTCAAATCGAAAAAATCCGTCCAAAATTTGACCGCGTAAGCGAAGCGTGCTTCAAATTTTAGGATTTCGAGATTTAGAAATCACAAATTTGCGTAGTCTAGATATTCGTGCAAACTGGTTTTCTACTTTCTTTTGTCTTGAAACTACTTTTTATTTCACAACATAGCAAAACCGCAATTAATGTCGCGGTCATTGCTTAGGAGTATTTATTTGAAATTAGCTAGATTTATTTTAGTCAACCAACAAATCGTTGATTTTTCGAAGGCGATTGATGGCTTCAATTAATGTGTCGTCGTTTTTTGCAAAATGAAATCTCACATAATCGTTGTTATCGTCTTTGAAAAATGACGAACCAGGAACTGGTGTTACGCCGATTTTTTGTGACAATTCTACGC encodes:
- the pepD gene encoding beta-Ala-His dipeptidase; translated protein: MLENLKPERVFHYFEELTKIPRESGNEQAVSDFLYKTGKELGLETIQDESNNVIIRKPAHPDYVDHPAVVIQGHMDMVAEKADGVDHDFLTDPIPLVVDGDWVKTEGTTLGADDGIASAIGLAIMEDKNGKHPALELLVTTNEETTMVGARALKRENIKGRKLLNIDAEVEGILLSGCSGGHNIIGTKKLNYVDNKMKNTFVMNINNMLGGHSGMEIHQQRGNSIKFAREALKLIEEKSPVEIVSIEGGTKHNAIPRDAKVVFSSNEDDYDIDFSDLIAKYPLDKDMRVKIEKCENADKVLDEKNKEDILSFIEEVPHGVYSMMQEYPDIVECSNNLAIFEIKDDVLKVTISLRSSNPETFDAHTEDVSKVYEKYGFEVKKEDYYKPWAFAKDSELRNLALETYKDLFGKEMKVEVVHAALEPAVFIDTFPDMEMISIGPTMKDVHSPKERLSIESTQRTYEFVKSLLERL